Proteins encoded by one window of Enterococcus faecalis:
- a CDS encoding hexose kinase — protein sequence MIVTVTMNPSIDISYLLDHLKLDTVNRTSQVTKTPGGKGLNVTRVIHDLGGDVIATGVLGGFHGAFIANELKKANIPQAFTSIKEETRDSIAILHEGNQTEILEAGPTVSPEEISNFLENFDQLIKQAEIVTISGSLAKGLPSNFYQELVQKAHAQEVKVLLDTSGDSLRQVLQGPWKPYLIKPNLEELEGLLEQDFSENPLAAVQTALTKPMFAGIEWIVVSLGKDGAIAKHHDQFYRVKIPTIQAKNPVGSGDATIAGLAYGLAKDAPAAELLKWGMAAGMANAQERTTGHVDVENVKKHLMNIQVVEIAK from the coding sequence GTGATAGTAACAGTAACAATGAATCCGTCAATTGACATCTCCTACCTATTAGATCATCTAAAGCTTGATACCGTTAATCGGACCAGTCAGGTGACCAAAACCCCTGGTGGCAAAGGACTAAATGTCACTCGCGTTATTCATGATTTAGGTGGAGATGTTATCGCTACCGGCGTTCTTGGTGGTTTTCATGGGGCGTTTATTGCAAACGAGTTAAAGAAAGCAAACATCCCTCAAGCATTTACGTCAATCAAAGAAGAAACGCGTGATTCGATTGCGATTTTGCACGAGGGGAATCAAACTGAAATTTTAGAAGCTGGACCAACTGTTTCCCCAGAAGAAATCAGTAACTTCCTTGAAAATTTCGATCAATTAATTAAGCAAGCAGAAATTGTCACAATTTCTGGCAGTTTAGCGAAAGGATTACCATCAAATTTTTATCAAGAATTAGTTCAAAAAGCTCACGCACAAGAGGTTAAAGTGCTACTAGATACTTCTGGGGATAGTTTAAGGCAAGTTCTTCAAGGACCATGGAAACCGTATTTAATTAAACCTAATTTAGAGGAACTAGAAGGATTGCTAGAGCAAGATTTTTCAGAAAATCCATTAGCAGCTGTACAAACAGCTTTAACAAAACCAATGTTTGCTGGAATTGAATGGATTGTCGTATCTTTAGGAAAAGATGGTGCAATTGCCAAACATCACGATCAGTTCTATCGTGTAAAAATTCCAACGATTCAAGCTAAAAATCCTGTTGGTTCAGGAGATGCAACCATTGCTGGTCTTGCATATGGACTAGCCAAGGATGCCCCAGCGGCCGAACTGCTAAAATGGGGCATGGCGGCTGGAATGGCTAATGCCCAAGAAAGAACGACTGGGCATGTAGACGTAGAGAACGTGAAGAAACATCTTATGAACATCCAAGTAGTTGAAATTGCTAAATAA
- the lacD gene encoding tagatose-bisphosphate aldolase has translation MLTLTAGKKAAMDRLSTQEGIISALAIDQRGALKKMIKALDVEPTDAQIETFKELVSKELTPYASAILLDPEYGLPAAKARDTEAGLLLAYEKTGYDATTPGRLPDLLADWSVLRLKEEGADAIKFLLYYDVDEDSEINHQKHVFIERLGSECAEEDLPFYLELVSYDAQIADATSLEYAKVKPHKVNEMMKEFSKPQYKVDVLKVEVPVNMNFVEGFAPAETAYTKEEAANYFLEQSQATDLPFIFLSAGVSTELFQETLRFAKEAGSTFNGVLCGRATWKNGVKPFVEAGETAACDWLKTEGRENIESLNEVIAATASSWHAKVQVNEG, from the coding sequence ATGCTTACGTTAACAGCTGGAAAAAAAGCGGCAATGGATCGTTTGTCAACCCAAGAAGGAATCATTAGCGCATTAGCCATTGATCAACGAGGTGCCTTGAAAAAAATGATCAAAGCGCTAGATGTAGAGCCAACTGATGCACAAATTGAAACGTTTAAAGAATTAGTCTCGAAAGAATTGACACCTTATGCGTCCGCCATTTTATTGGATCCAGAATATGGATTGCCTGCTGCAAAAGCACGCGATACCGAGGCTGGATTGTTACTCGCTTATGAAAAAACGGGCTATGATGCAACAACTCCGGGACGATTGCCTGATTTACTAGCAGATTGGTCTGTTTTACGCTTGAAAGAAGAAGGCGCAGATGCGATTAAATTTTTACTATACTATGATGTGGATGAGGATTCAGAAATCAATCATCAAAAACATGTATTCATTGAACGCTTAGGAAGTGAATGTGCAGAAGAAGACCTACCATTTTACTTAGAATTAGTTTCTTATGATGCACAAATAGCAGATGCGACTTCTTTAGAATATGCAAAAGTTAAACCGCATAAAGTGAATGAAATGATGAAAGAATTTTCTAAACCCCAATATAAAGTAGATGTATTGAAAGTGGAAGTTCCAGTTAATATGAATTTTGTAGAAGGTTTTGCGCCGGCTGAAACAGCGTATACAAAAGAGGAAGCGGCGAATTATTTCTTAGAACAAAGTCAAGCCACTGATTTACCATTCATCTTTTTAAGTGCCGGTGTCTCAACAGAGCTATTCCAAGAAACACTACGTTTCGCTAAAGAAGCTGGTTCAACATTTAATGGTGTTTTATGTGGCCGAGCTACGTGGAAAAATGGCGTGAAACCTTTCGTTGAAGCAGGAGAAACTGCGGCTTGTGATTGGTTAAAAACAGAAGGCCGAGAAAACATTGAAAGTTTAAATGAAGTCATCGCAGCAACCGCCAGCTCTTGGCATGCGAAAGTTCAAGTAAACGAAGGGTAA
- a CDS encoding SIS domain-containing protein, translating to MFTAEKEELEQLGAEITTREIRQQPELWQETVTLYHENQTALENFLKEVQAKAQGKRTRVIFTGAGTSQYVGDTVVPYLRAHGDTQAFSFESIGTTDIVAKPEDYLIKDEPTLLVSFARSGNSPESLAAVEVANQVVETIHHLAITCAEEGQLAQISQKEENSFLFLMPTRSNDGGFAMTGSFSCMTLGTLLLFDQTAFEQKQDYVTALIKLGEEVLSREEELNEIVNLDFERIVYVGSGSLAGLTREAQLKILELTAGKVATIFDSSMGFRHGPKSFINEKTIMFGFVNNTPYTRDYDLDILEEVHGDEIAAGVFAIAQPGKRNFSGSTIEYSAETALLPDGYLALADIMVAQTVALLTSIKVGNKPDTPSPTGTVNRVVKGVTIYDYK from the coding sequence ATGTTTACAGCAGAAAAAGAAGAACTAGAACAACTAGGAGCGGAAATCACGACACGTGAAATTCGTCAGCAACCTGAGCTTTGGCAAGAAACCGTGACACTTTATCATGAAAATCAAACAGCTTTGGAAAACTTTTTAAAAGAAGTCCAAGCCAAAGCGCAAGGAAAACGCACAAGAGTAATTTTTACAGGAGCAGGGACTTCGCAATATGTCGGTGATACGGTTGTACCTTATCTCCGAGCACACGGTGACACACAAGCCTTTTCATTCGAAAGTATTGGGACAACGGATATTGTGGCCAAACCAGAAGATTATCTGATTAAAGACGAACCAACATTGTTAGTTTCGTTTGCAAGAAGTGGAAATAGTCCTGAAAGTTTAGCGGCAGTTGAAGTAGCTAATCAAGTGGTTGAAACAATTCATCATTTAGCGATTACTTGTGCTGAAGAAGGACAACTGGCACAAATAAGCCAAAAAGAAGAAAACAGCTTTTTATTCTTAATGCCAACACGTTCCAATGATGGTGGTTTTGCGATGACTGGTAGCTTTTCTTGCATGACCTTGGGTACATTACTACTCTTTGATCAAACAGCCTTTGAGCAAAAACAAGATTATGTAACCGCTCTAATTAAATTAGGTGAAGAAGTGCTATCCCGTGAAGAAGAATTAAATGAAATTGTTAACCTTGATTTTGAACGAATTGTTTATGTTGGTTCTGGAAGTTTAGCTGGTTTGACAAGAGAAGCGCAATTAAAAATCTTAGAACTAACAGCCGGCAAAGTTGCCACAATTTTTGACTCTTCTATGGGCTTCCGTCATGGACCAAAATCATTTATTAATGAAAAAACAATAATGTTTGGTTTTGTTAATAATACACCATACACAAGAGATTATGACTTGGATATCTTAGAAGAAGTTCACGGTGACGAAATTGCGGCGGGTGTTTTTGCGATTGCTCAACCTGGCAAACGTAATTTCTCAGGTTCAACTATTGAATATTCCGCAGAAACTGCTCTATTACCTGATGGCTATTTAGCATTAGCAGATATCATGGTAGCCCAAACAGTCGCACTTTTAACATCTATTAAAGTTGGAAATAAACCGGATACCCCTTCACCGACAGGTACAGTGAATCGTGTGGTTAAAGGCGTAACGATTTATGACTATAAATAA
- a CDS encoding GntR family transcriptional regulator, whose protein sequence is MENAFKNKALYHQLVDLLQERIETCMIPHDKLPSERELTAQYGVSRTTVRLALQELENRGSIYRRHGKGTFVSDIKKEAADLAGAYSFTEQMKGLGRKPHTRILSFEKLEADKFICQHLNLSLGEAVFKLSRLRIADNEPLMVEDTYLPVKFFLSLTDQLLRSKPLYDLFSEDFKQTVRLADEELYASIASKEDAKLLMIPEGAPVLHLARQTYNMKNEIIEFTLSVARADQFHYQIRHIRNS, encoded by the coding sequence ATGGAAAATGCCTTTAAAAACAAAGCTTTGTATCATCAACTTGTTGATTTGCTGCAGGAACGAATCGAAACATGCATGATTCCTCATGACAAGTTGCCCTCTGAACGTGAATTGACTGCACAATATGGAGTGAGTCGGACGACGGTCCGGTTAGCGCTACAAGAACTAGAAAATAGAGGTTCCATCTATCGTCGTCATGGCAAAGGAACATTTGTTTCAGATATAAAAAAAGAGGCCGCTGATTTAGCTGGCGCATATAGTTTTACAGAACAAATGAAAGGGCTGGGTCGAAAACCACATACCCGTATATTATCCTTCGAAAAATTGGAAGCGGATAAATTTATTTGTCAGCATTTGAATCTTTCGTTAGGAGAGGCAGTTTTTAAATTAAGTCGGTTGCGGATTGCTGATAACGAGCCATTAATGGTTGAAGACACATACTTGCCTGTGAAATTTTTCTTATCACTCACGGATCAATTACTACGTAGCAAACCATTATATGATCTATTTTCGGAAGATTTTAAGCAAACCGTTCGTTTAGCTGATGAAGAATTATACGCTAGCATTGCTTCAAAAGAAGATGCCAAATTATTGATGATTCCAGAAGGAGCGCCAGTCCTTCATTTAGCACGCCAGACATATAACATGAAAAATGAAATTATTGAATTTACGTTGAGTGTGGCGCGAGCAGATCAATTTCATTATCAGATACGCCATATTCGGAATAGTTAG
- a CDS encoding glycosyltransferase family 8 protein, producing the protein MENRKELAIVSCCNTNFVPHLAAMFVSILENSPSAAAVHFYVIDDNINFESKQLLYFTIKHTQINAELTFLKINPHFFKNVVTSERIPKTAYYRIAIPELFRGSQIERLLYMDCDMIALDDVAKLWTVDLGENIIAAVEDAGFHQRLEKMAIPAESMCYFNSGLLLIDVKKWLNLDVTTKVLRFIEENPDKLRFHDQDALNAVLHDRWTLLHPKWNAQGYILSKAKKHPTIYGEKQYEETRRAPSIIHFTGHVKPWTKEFQWYTKRYYDQYANRTAFRCVNTFNQYLSYTKISRRIEYAQ; encoded by the coding sequence ATGGAAAATAGAAAAGAATTAGCGATTGTCTCCTGTTGCAATACCAACTTTGTGCCACATCTTGCTGCTATGTTTGTTTCAATTTTAGAAAATAGTCCTTCAGCGGCAGCTGTTCATTTTTATGTGATTGATGACAATATCAATTTTGAAAGCAAGCAACTACTGTATTTTACGATTAAACATACCCAAATCAATGCAGAGTTAACATTTTTAAAAATCAACCCCCATTTTTTCAAAAATGTTGTAACCAGTGAACGAATTCCCAAAACAGCTTACTACAGGATTGCTATTCCAGAGCTGTTTAGAGGAAGCCAGATCGAACGGCTGTTGTATATGGATTGTGACATGATTGCCTTAGACGATGTCGCAAAATTATGGACAGTTGATTTAGGTGAAAATATCATCGCCGCTGTGGAAGATGCAGGGTTCCATCAACGTTTGGAAAAAATGGCGATTCCTGCAGAATCTATGTGTTATTTTAACTCAGGCTTGTTGCTAATCGATGTTAAAAAATGGTTGAATTTAGATGTAACCACTAAAGTCTTAAGATTTATTGAAGAAAATCCAGATAAATTACGTTTCCATGATCAAGATGCATTGAATGCGGTTTTACACGACCGTTGGACCCTGTTGCATCCTAAGTGGAACGCCCAAGGTTATATTCTGTCAAAAGCGAAAAAACATCCAACTATTTATGGAGAAAAACAATATGAAGAAACGAGAAGAGCACCATCCATTATCCACTTTACTGGTCATGTCAAACCTTGGACGAAAGAATTTCAGTGGTATACCAAGCGTTATTATGATCAATATGCGAATAGGACGGCCTTTCGTTGTGTCAACACATTCAATCAATATTTATCTTATACGAAAATTAGCAGAAGGATTGAATATGCTCAATAA
- a CDS encoding glycosyltransferase family 8 protein: MRKNQKIVPIVTASDENYAPYLNVMMTTVLENCHSERSVHFYVIDDGLSLSSKKALQETVSSNSQNATVEFLTADKEVYQNFLVSDHITTTAYLRISLPSLLQKYSYKKVLYLDADTLVLDDIVQLYDTPLVNQTIGAVIDPGQAYALKRLGIHSSDYYFNSGVMIIDIDRWNEKAITQKTIQYLEENGDRIVYHDQDALNAVLYEDWLALEPRWNMQTSLVFNRHEAPNEAYQKLYTAGNQEPAIIHFTGHDKPWNTLENHPYSALYLNKLKKVGARNGK, from the coding sequence ATGAGAAAAAATCAGAAGATTGTGCCAATTGTGACAGCTTCAGACGAAAATTATGCTCCTTATTTGAATGTAATGATGACAACTGTTTTAGAAAATTGTCATTCGGAGAGATCTGTTCATTTTTATGTGATTGATGATGGGCTGTCGCTATCTAGCAAAAAAGCACTCCAAGAAACGGTTAGTAGTAACTCACAAAATGCGACTGTTGAATTTCTAACAGCAGACAAAGAAGTCTATCAAAATTTTTTAGTGAGTGATCATATTACAACGACCGCATACTTACGCATTTCTTTACCGTCACTTTTACAAAAATATAGCTATAAAAAGGTTCTTTATTTAGATGCAGATACGCTGGTTTTAGATGATATTGTCCAGTTGTATGATACGCCATTAGTGAACCAAACGATTGGCGCGGTTATTGATCCTGGTCAAGCATATGCCTTGAAACGTTTGGGCATCCATTCCTCCGATTATTATTTTAATTCAGGAGTTATGATTATTGATATTGACCGATGGAACGAGAAAGCAATCACGCAAAAAACAATTCAGTATCTAGAAGAAAATGGGGACCGCATAGTTTATCATGATCAAGATGCTTTAAACGCTGTTCTTTATGAAGATTGGCTAGCTCTAGAACCAAGATGGAATATGCAGACGTCTTTAGTTTTTAATCGTCATGAAGCGCCTAATGAAGCCTATCAAAAATTATATACAGCGGGAAATCAAGAGCCAGCGATTATTCATTTTACTGGACACGATAAACCTTGGAATACGTTAGAAAATCATCCTTATTCAGCTCTTTATCTAAACAAGTTAAAGAAAGTAGGTGCAAGAAATGGAAAATAG
- a CDS encoding LTA synthase family protein, translated as MKKINNRLGLFLFFVLLFWAKTILAYYLDFSLGVKGSLQREILWFNPVATTLLLFGFSLYFKKHKTFMLSLTLLNVLNTLILYLNIIFYREFTDFITIQSVFGFSKVSEGISGDLLALMRVHDVFYWLDTLVLLVLVFYSFKQRRNHQVFVTKPINRRLAISISCLSVLLFSVNLFLSETDRPQLLQRIFDRNYIVKYLGLDAFTAIDGVKTAMSNEVRAEASSNELPEIMKFTKQNNLPLNPQYAGIAKGKNVFVIHLESFQQFLINMKVQGQEVTPFLNQLYQNKATISFDNFFHEVGQGKTSDAENMLETGTFGLPQGSLFTQLGSDNTFEAAPAVLGQKGYTTAVFHGNVGSFWNRDHVYKNLGYQYFFDRSYFSKDDKMLGYGILDKQLLRESASELEHLQQPFYAKFLTVTNHTPYYTDDQNFPFPKLNTGNSIVDDYVRTAHYLDQSLEQFFHYLQTTSLYNHSIFVIYGDHFGISDANNKDLCKAFNRDPKTWTNYDNAQLQRVPLMFYMPGYTQGKIMHEYGGEIDVLPTLYHLLGVDDKNYIHFGTDLLSPQYKQVVPFRNGDFVTPRFSYLGGEIYNNQGKKLDQVPADLKAEVTKDNDWVKKSLSLSDKLNQENLLRFYKPQGFQEVQPKDYNYDVAFEKNKVLEVEKQKNAQSTSLFSQNGNQTTVQNYPTTP; from the coding sequence ATGAAAAAAATAAATAACCGATTAGGACTCTTTTTATTTTTTGTTTTACTCTTTTGGGCAAAAACGATTCTGGCGTATTACCTAGATTTCTCATTGGGCGTTAAGGGCAGTCTCCAACGAGAAATTTTATGGTTCAATCCAGTTGCTACTACGCTGTTATTATTTGGCTTTAGTTTGTATTTTAAAAAGCATAAAACATTTATGCTTAGCTTAACTCTTTTAAATGTTTTAAATACATTAATTTTATATTTGAATATTATTTTTTATCGTGAATTCACTGACTTTATTACCATCCAATCTGTTTTTGGCTTTTCAAAAGTTTCAGAAGGAATTTCTGGTGATTTACTTGCCTTAATGAGGGTCCACGATGTCTTTTATTGGCTAGATACTTTAGTGCTGCTCGTTTTGGTATTTTACTCTTTTAAACAGCGACGGAATCATCAAGTCTTTGTGACCAAACCTATCAACAGAAGATTGGCGATCTCAATTAGTTGTTTAAGTGTCTTGCTCTTTTCGGTTAACTTATTTTTAAGCGAAACCGATCGTCCTCAATTGCTTCAAAGAATTTTTGACCGTAATTATATTGTAAAATATCTTGGCTTGGATGCATTCACAGCCATCGATGGTGTCAAAACAGCCATGTCAAATGAGGTAAGAGCAGAAGCTAGTTCAAACGAATTACCTGAAATCATGAAATTTACCAAGCAAAACAATTTACCGCTTAATCCACAGTATGCCGGGATTGCCAAAGGAAAAAATGTATTTGTGATTCATTTAGAAAGTTTTCAACAATTTTTGATTAATATGAAAGTCCAAGGCCAAGAGGTTACACCGTTTTTAAATCAGCTTTATCAAAACAAAGCGACAATCAGTTTTGATAATTTCTTTCATGAAGTAGGGCAAGGAAAAACGAGTGATGCGGAGAACATGTTGGAAACAGGAACATTCGGGTTACCGCAAGGCTCTCTTTTTACACAATTAGGATCAGACAATACTTTCGAAGCGGCTCCCGCAGTTTTAGGACAAAAAGGCTATACAACCGCTGTTTTCCATGGAAATGTGGGGAGTTTTTGGAATCGAGACCATGTGTATAAAAACTTAGGATATCAATACTTTTTTGATCGGTCATATTTTTCAAAAGATGACAAAATGCTAGGTTACGGTATTTTAGATAAACAATTGTTGCGTGAATCAGCTAGTGAGCTTGAACATTTACAGCAGCCATTCTATGCGAAGTTTTTAACTGTGACCAATCATACCCCTTATTATACGGATGACCAAAACTTCCCGTTTCCTAAATTGAACACAGGCAATTCGATTGTGGATGATTATGTTCGAACAGCGCACTATTTGGATCAATCGCTAGAACAATTTTTCCATTACTTGCAAACAACAAGTTTATACAATCATTCTATTTTTGTTATTTATGGTGACCACTTCGGTATTTCAGATGCGAACAACAAGGACTTATGTAAAGCTTTCAACCGCGATCCAAAAACGTGGACAAACTATGACAATGCGCAATTGCAAAGAGTACCTTTGATGTTTTACATGCCAGGCTATACGCAAGGGAAAATCATGCACGAATATGGTGGGGAAATTGACGTTTTACCGACACTGTACCATCTTTTAGGTGTCGATGATAAAAATTATATCCATTTTGGCACGGACCTTTTATCTCCTCAATATAAACAAGTGGTTCCTTTTAGAAATGGCGATTTTGTAACGCCTCGATTTTCTTATCTAGGTGGGGAAATCTACAATAATCAAGGGAAAAAATTAGACCAAGTTCCAGCAGATTTAAAAGCAGAAGTCACGAAAGATAACGATTGGGTGAAAAAATCGTTAAGTTTATCTGACAAATTAAATCAGGAAAACCTTTTACGTTTTTATAAACCACAAGGATTCCAAGAAGTGCAACCAAAGGACTACAACTATGATGTGGCTTTTGAAAAAAACAAAGTCTTAGAAGTAGAAAAACAAAAAAATGCACAATCAACCAGCTTGTTTAGTCAAAATGGCAATCAAACGACAGTCCAAAATTATCCGACTACGCCATAG
- a CDS encoding MFS transporter, translating into MIDRKKVILYTCCMSLFVVTMDVTVVNVALPSIQSDFHTNLSTLQWVTDGYTLMVASLLLLSGSTADRIGRKRVLQLGLACFGLASFLCGISQTPGQLIAFRMLQGIGGSMLNPVAMSIITQVFTEKLERAKAIGLWGSVTGISLGMGPIIGGLIVSYFSWRYVFFVNVPIIAAAIILTQKFVPESKVEKTAKNDFVGQALMILFLFSSIYSIIGLPRKGLFAPDILSTGIIGCLAIVIFFIYEYNIDNPLINPRFFLSIPFTSASFLAIFGFIIYNGYLFLNTLYLQEMRGFSPLEAGLSTIPLAFVSFLVAPRAGEMVGRIGTKRPIMLCGISMLAVSFLQLFVTKTTPMIILFIIYIFLGIGFGMLNSPITITAIEGMPLSQSGTAAAIAVTCKQIGNSLGVALPSLLITKPITSSLTRTPFTNVWLLFGCCAIAIIFLSYLSNSPLAKKSLRRVRFYF; encoded by the coding sequence ATGATCGATAGAAAAAAAGTTATTTTGTATACTTGTTGCATGAGTTTGTTTGTAGTGACCATGGATGTTACGGTTGTCAATGTGGCGTTACCATCCATTCAAAGTGATTTTCACACGAATCTGTCTACATTACAGTGGGTAACAGATGGCTACACTTTAATGGTAGCATCCTTATTATTGTTATCTGGGTCTACAGCAGACCGAATTGGCCGTAAACGAGTCCTTCAATTGGGCTTAGCCTGTTTTGGTTTAGCGTCTTTCCTATGTGGGATTTCGCAAACCCCAGGGCAATTGATCGCGTTTCGCATGTTGCAAGGGATTGGTGGTTCTATGTTAAATCCGGTAGCAATGTCTATTATTACACAGGTATTTACCGAAAAGTTAGAACGTGCGAAAGCAATTGGCTTGTGGGGCTCTGTTACAGGGATTTCCTTAGGAATGGGCCCGATTATTGGCGGACTAATTGTTTCTTATTTTAGCTGGCGGTATGTCTTTTTTGTAAATGTACCGATCATTGCAGCGGCAATCATCCTTACACAAAAATTTGTACCTGAGTCAAAAGTAGAGAAGACGGCGAAAAATGATTTTGTTGGTCAAGCATTGATGATTCTTTTTCTATTTAGTTCTATCTATTCCATTATCGGACTACCTAGAAAAGGGCTTTTCGCGCCAGATATTTTAAGTACTGGGATAATCGGCTGTTTAGCCATTGTCATTTTCTTTATTTATGAATATAACATTGACAATCCGTTAATCAACCCGCGTTTCTTTTTATCTATTCCATTTACATCGGCTTCTTTTTTAGCTATTTTTGGCTTTATCATATATAACGGCTATTTATTTTTAAACACGCTATATTTGCAAGAGATGAGAGGCTTCAGCCCGTTGGAAGCTGGCTTATCAACCATTCCTTTGGCTTTTGTTAGTTTTCTTGTTGCACCGAGAGCCGGCGAAATGGTAGGGAGAATAGGGACGAAACGTCCTATTATGCTTTGTGGTATTTCAATGTTGGCTGTTAGCTTTTTACAATTATTTGTAACTAAAACAACGCCTATGATTATTTTATTTATTATTTATATCTTTTTAGGCATTGGGTTTGGGATGTTAAATTCACCGATTACCATTACAGCGATTGAAGGAATGCCACTTTCTCAGTCAGGAACGGCAGCAGCCATTGCGGTGACATGTAAGCAAATTGGCAATTCTTTAGGGGTGGCGCTACCAAGTCTTTTAATTACAAAGCCTATTACTAGTTCGCTTACTCGAACACCTTTTACAAACGTATGGCTTTTATTTGGATGTTGCGCCATTGCGATTATCTTTTTAAGTTATTTATCCAATTCTCCGCTAGCGAAAAAGTCATTGCGCAGAGTTAGGTTTTATTTTTAA
- a CDS encoding LysR family transcriptional regulator, whose translation MTIEKLEYFYTIAKYNSISKAASELHVSKSTLSASLKDLESELGHLLFDRNGNSLTLNSYGDKIVQSVYIILNEAKKMKLNLHEMIENPVMRLGFGNTSLMYKVTENEDQLNRFWECYHGSSFELLNKLENHELDFVITSADVNSPVLKKEQLIELKMYLCVSREIKQEIEEEGFTCLTNYPFLFLPHHLDHLEATKSVLEMLQLTSPIVCCYDTLMLTRLIEKSKGVYAVISLRKEQLQEIDSKLFFLPIERKQKFYLYRNVSSSVFVQPGQIKATLQKLLET comes from the coding sequence ATGACTATTGAAAAATTAGAATATTTTTATACCATTGCAAAATATAATAGTATTTCCAAAGCAGCCTCTGAACTCCATGTTAGTAAATCAACCTTAAGTGCGTCATTAAAAGATTTGGAAAGTGAATTGGGCCATTTACTTTTTGACCGTAACGGTAATTCTTTGACGTTAAATTCCTATGGTGATAAAATCGTCCAATCTGTATATATCATTTTAAACGAGGCCAAGAAAATGAAACTTAATCTGCACGAAATGATTGAGAATCCAGTGATGCGTTTAGGTTTTGGAAATACGTCCTTGATGTATAAAGTGACAGAAAACGAGGATCAACTGAATCGTTTTTGGGAATGTTACCATGGTTCATCGTTTGAGTTATTGAATAAATTGGAGAATCATGAGTTGGATTTTGTGATTACTTCTGCAGATGTGAATAGTCCAGTTTTAAAGAAAGAACAATTAATTGAACTAAAAATGTATCTTTGTGTTTCAAGAGAAATTAAACAAGAAATTGAGGAAGAAGGCTTCACCTGTTTGACCAACTATCCATTTCTATTTTTGCCGCATCACTTAGATCATTTAGAAGCTACCAAGAGTGTGCTAGAAATGTTGCAATTAACAAGTCCGATTGTTTGTTGCTATGATACGTTGATGCTTACTCGTCTCATTGAAAAAAGTAAAGGAGTTTATGCGGTAATCTCTCTTCGGAAAGAACAACTGCAAGAAATTGATTCTAAACTCTTCTTTTTACCGATTGAACGAAAACAAAAATTTTATTTATACCGAAATGTTTCCAGTTCGGTTTTTGTCCAACCTGGTCAAATCAAGGCAACTTTACAAAAGTTGCTAGAGACTTAG